In a single window of the Planctomycetia bacterium genome:
- a CDS encoding S9 family peptidase — protein sequence MTRFDTIKGLSFLAIGMTGCSQSGTMGTAAAPKDMQSTPLIARDVFFGNPDRAGTQISPDGTRIAFLAESDGVMNVWVAPLSNPNDARVVTEDKVRGIRSYQWAYDNDHILYVQDKGGDENWHVYATNLRTNQTRDLTPLDGVQARIQEKSDEYPGELLVAINDRNKQLHDIYRVNIASGDRKLVMQNDGYVGFVTDNQFGVRYAMRMTPDGGMEVFKPAGGDWTLSEKIPAEDALTTQPVGFDKSGKTLYQVDSRGRDTAGLFAINVESNEKKLLAEDPKADASGTLVDPKTHAVQAVAFTYERQHWTILDAAIKADMDYLASVADGEINVSSRSQDDKHWIVAYVMDNGPVSYYHYDRPAKKAKFLFTNRKKLEGLPLAKMHPVVIKSRDGMDLVSYLSIPAWADKKANGHPEKPLPLVLNVHGGPWARDDWGLDPEHQWLTNRGYAVLSVNYRGSTGLGKKFINAANLEWAGTMHNDLLDAVEWAVNEKIADPAKVAIYGGSYGGYATLVGLTFTPDTFCCGVDIVGPSNLITLLNSIPPYWKPMLDMFTTRVGDHRTEEGKKLLMERSPLNKVENITKPLLIAQGANDPRVKQAEADQIVAAMQQKNIPVTYVLFPDEGHGFARPENRTAFYAVVEEFLAKQLGGRFQPIGDDFDGSSITVPEGAEQLPGLSKAISKS from the coding sequence ATGACACGCTTCGACACGATCAAGGGGCTTTCTTTTCTCGCCATTGGTATGACGGGCTGCAGCCAGTCGGGGACGATGGGGACCGCGGCAGCGCCGAAGGACATGCAGAGCACGCCGCTGATTGCGCGGGATGTCTTCTTCGGGAACCCGGATCGGGCGGGGACGCAGATCAGCCCGGACGGGACGCGGATTGCGTTTCTGGCGGAGTCGGATGGCGTGATGAACGTGTGGGTGGCGCCGCTGAGCAATCCGAACGATGCGCGGGTGGTGACCGAGGACAAGGTTCGGGGCATCCGGTCTTATCAATGGGCGTACGACAACGATCACATTCTTTATGTTCAGGACAAGGGCGGCGACGAGAACTGGCACGTCTATGCGACGAACTTGCGGACGAATCAGACGCGGGACCTGACGCCGTTGGACGGGGTGCAAGCGCGGATTCAGGAGAAGAGCGACGAATACCCCGGCGAGCTTCTGGTGGCGATCAACGATCGCAACAAGCAGCTACACGACATTTACCGGGTGAACATCGCCAGCGGGGACCGGAAGCTGGTGATGCAGAACGACGGATATGTGGGATTTGTAACCGACAACCAGTTCGGCGTTCGGTATGCCATGCGGATGACACCGGACGGCGGCATGGAGGTGTTCAAGCCGGCGGGCGGGGACTGGACGCTTTCCGAGAAGATTCCGGCGGAGGACGCCCTAACGACGCAGCCGGTCGGTTTCGACAAGAGCGGCAAGACGCTGTACCAGGTGGACAGCCGCGGGCGCGACACGGCCGGACTGTTCGCGATCAATGTCGAGAGCAACGAGAAGAAGCTCCTCGCCGAGGACCCGAAGGCGGATGCGAGCGGGACGCTGGTCGATCCGAAGACTCACGCCGTGCAGGCGGTGGCGTTTACCTACGAGCGACAGCACTGGACGATCCTGGACGCGGCCATCAAGGCGGACATGGACTATCTCGCCAGCGTGGCTGACGGCGAGATCAACGTCTCCAGCCGATCGCAGGATGACAAGCACTGGATCGTCGCGTATGTCATGGACAACGGCCCGGTGAGTTACTACCACTACGATCGGCCGGCGAAGAAGGCGAAGTTCCTCTTTACCAACCGCAAGAAGCTCGAAGGTCTGCCGCTGGCGAAGATGCACCCGGTGGTGATCAAGTCGCGCGACGGCATGGACCTGGTGAGTTATCTTTCGATTCCGGCGTGGGCCGACAAGAAGGCGAACGGACATCCGGAGAAGCCGCTGCCCTTGGTGCTGAATGTGCACGGGGGCCCGTGGGCGCGGGATGACTGGGGGCTTGATCCCGAGCATCAGTGGTTGACGAATCGCGGCTATGCGGTGCTCAGCGTGAACTACCGCGGTTCGACGGGGCTGGGCAAGAAGTTCATCAATGCCGCGAACCTGGAGTGGGCGGGCACGATGCACAACGATCTGCTCGACGCGGTCGAGTGGGCCGTTAATGAGAAGATCGCCGATCCGGCGAAGGTGGCGATCTATGGCGGCAGCTACGGCGGGTATGCGACGCTGGTCGGTTTGACCTTCACGCCGGATACCTTCTGCTGCGGCGTGGATATCGTCGGGCCGTCGAATCTGATCACGCTGCTCAACTCGATTCCGCCGTATTGGAAGCCGATGCTGGACATGTTCACCACCCGGGTCGGAGACCATCGGACCGAGGAAGGCAAGAAGCTGCTCATGGAGCGGTCGCCTTTGAACAAGGTTGAGAATATCACGAAGCCGCTGCTGATCGCCCAGGGGGCGAACGACCCGCGCGTGAAGCAGGCGGAGGCGGATCAGATTGTGGCGGCGATGCAGCAGAAGAATATCCCGGTGACGTATGTATTGTTCCCGGATGAGGGGCACGGCTTCGCGCGACCGGAGAATCGGACGGCCTTCTACGCGGTCGTCGAGGAGTTTCTGGCGAAGCAGCTTGGCGGTCGGTTCCAGCCGATCGGCGATGACTTTGACGGTTCGTCGATCACGGTGCCGGAAGGTGCGGAGCAATTGCCGGGGCTGAGCAAGGCGATCTCAAAGAGCTGA
- the ruvX gene encoding Holliday junction resolvase RuvX, with protein MPSAIRILGIDYGTRRIGIAVGDRETKIAAPLATLNGRNDVTRDARAVADLAASENAAEFVVGLPLSMDGTESDQTALTRRFAAELARLSDKPVRLFDERLSSFAADEVLDQAEIPQRGRKGLTDRIAAQKILQAFLDADSAL; from the coding sequence ATGCCAAGCGCCATTCGCATTCTCGGCATCGACTACGGCACCCGCCGCATCGGCATCGCCGTCGGCGACCGCGAAACGAAAATCGCCGCGCCGCTCGCAACCCTTAACGGTCGCAACGACGTCACCCGCGATGCCCGCGCAGTCGCCGATCTGGCCGCGAGTGAAAACGCCGCCGAGTTCGTCGTCGGCCTCCCGCTCAGCATGGACGGAACCGAAAGCGACCAGACCGCCCTGACGCGCCGCTTCGCCGCCGAACTCGCCCGCCTCTCAGACAAGCCCGTCCGCCTCTTCGACGAACGGCTCAGCTCCTTCGCCGCCGATGAAGTCCTCGATCAGGCGGAGATTCCGCAGCGCGGCCGCAAGGGCCTCACCGACCGCATCGCCGCCCAGAAGATCCTCCAGGCCTTCCTCGACGCCGACTCAGCTCTTTGA
- a CDS encoding NTP transferase domain-containing protein: MERKAVIMAGGSGTRLWPLSRRDRPKQLLRIIDGRSLIYRAVERLTGLLDPRDIHVITLKDHLPAIAEELPMLPPENLIGEPLGRDTAAAIALSAAMLHARQPETIMGVFTADHVIRPADRFVDIVRRGYDAAERYADALITFGVKPTEPNTGLGYVRRGRPAADGVYEVTAFKEKPDAATARQYVDSGEYFWNSGMFVWRTAAILDQLRLHLPATASAAAQLAQGGVAGLTSDTAHALYAALPRISIDHAVMEKAAKVLTVEMSLEWLDVGNWTALPAVMGADASANTTAATEHLVIDGKGNIIVSEEDHLIAVVGADDLVVVHSKNATLVCRRDQVQEIKSLVARLEGLGKNEYL; the protein is encoded by the coding sequence ATGGAACGAAAAGCCGTCATCATGGCCGGCGGATCAGGCACGCGCCTCTGGCCCCTCTCGCGCAGGGACCGACCCAAGCAGCTCCTTCGCATCATCGACGGCCGCAGCCTCATCTATCGCGCCGTCGAGCGCCTCACCGGCCTGCTCGATCCCCGCGACATCCACGTCATCACGCTCAAAGATCATCTGCCCGCCATCGCCGAAGAACTGCCGATGCTCCCGCCCGAGAACCTCATCGGCGAGCCGCTCGGCCGAGACACCGCCGCCGCCATCGCCCTCTCGGCCGCGATGCTCCACGCCCGTCAGCCCGAGACCATCATGGGCGTCTTCACCGCCGACCACGTCATTCGCCCGGCCGATCGCTTCGTCGACATCGTCCGCCGCGGCTACGACGCCGCCGAGCGCTACGCCGACGCCCTCATCACCTTCGGCGTCAAACCCACCGAGCCGAACACCGGCCTCGGCTACGTCCGGCGCGGCCGCCCCGCCGCCGATGGCGTCTACGAAGTCACCGCCTTCAAGGAAAAGCCCGACGCCGCCACCGCGCGACAATATGTCGATTCCGGCGAGTACTTCTGGAACAGCGGCATGTTCGTATGGCGCACCGCGGCCATCCTCGACCAGCTTCGTCTGCACCTGCCCGCGACGGCGAGCGCCGCCGCACAGCTCGCCCAAGGCGGCGTCGCCGGTCTCACTTCCGACACCGCCCACGCGCTGTACGCCGCACTCCCGCGCATCAGCATCGACCACGCCGTCATGGAAAAAGCCGCCAAGGTATTAACCGTGGAAATGTCGCTCGAGTGGCTCGACGTCGGCAACTGGACGGCCCTCCCCGCCGTCATGGGCGCCGATGCGTCTGCCAACACAACCGCCGCCACCGAGCACCTCGTCATCGATGGCAAGGGCAACATCATCGTCAGCGAGGAAGACCACCTCATCGCCGTCGTCGGCGCGGATGACCTTGTGGTCGTTCACAGCAAAAACGCCACCCTCGTCTGCCGACGCGATCAGGTGCAGGAAATAAAGTCCCTCGTGGCCCGACTCGAGGGCTTGGGCAAGAACGAATACCTCTGA
- a CDS encoding YkgJ family cysteine cluster protein, which yields MHAPVHIHIAGLGIELHDADSALADLHGLYAEFNQRSAAYKSDPANPHLCKAGCSHCCKRGAFFGVTLAEAVAWSAAVEALPAKSKIPAQRTAHALIVEQARLFADNVSPSDIPGQREEPSFSARISRLNRDLGPACPLLADDLCTVYDARPMLCRAYGFPVDAYAVKSDAAIVFRSLCQLYDGLSLSDYVRAEDLKDRLRQISRRLGGNRDWGRFTSAEAIMATLHYG from the coding sequence ATGCACGCCCCCGTCCACATTCACATCGCCGGCCTCGGTATCGAACTCCACGATGCCGACTCGGCCCTCGCCGATCTGCACGGCCTGTACGCCGAATTCAACCAGCGATCCGCCGCCTACAAGTCCGACCCCGCCAACCCCCACCTCTGCAAGGCCGGATGCAGCCATTGCTGCAAACGCGGCGCCTTCTTCGGAGTCACCCTCGCCGAGGCCGTCGCCTGGTCCGCCGCCGTCGAAGCGCTCCCTGCGAAATCGAAAATCCCCGCCCAGCGCACCGCCCATGCCCTGATCGTCGAACAAGCCCGACTCTTCGCGGACAATGTCTCACCGTCCGACATTCCCGGTCAGCGGGAAGAGCCGTCCTTCTCGGCCCGCATCTCCCGCCTCAACCGCGATCTCGGCCCCGCCTGCCCGCTCCTGGCCGACGATCTCTGCACCGTCTACGACGCCCGCCCCATGCTCTGCCGCGCCTACGGCTTCCCCGTCGACGCCTACGCCGTCAAGTCAGACGCCGCCATCGTCTTCCGCAGCCTATGCCAACTCTACGACGGCCTCTCCCTCTCCGACTACGTCCGCGCCGAAGACCTCAAGGACCGGCTCCGCCAAATCTCCCGCCGTCTCGGCGGCAACCGCGACTGGGGTCGCTTCACCTCCGCCGAAGCCATCATGGCAACACTTCACTATGGATGA
- the trpS gene encoding tryptophan--tRNA ligase, which yields MRLLSGVQPSGKLHLGNYFGAMRQHIENQEKHECFIFIANYHALTTIQDAKVLADYTRDVAIDYLALGFDPSKALLFRQSDVPEVCELSWILSTVTGKGLLERAVSYKDKVAKGLTASMGLFSYPILQAADILIYRSHAVPVGKDQVQHIEMTADMAGYFHNTFNCEVFVLPKPMLNEAAIVPGVDGEKMSKSYGNTIEIFEEPGPAKKKIMGLKTDSTPVADPKDPETCNVFALLKLFASKEETAEWGARYRAGGMGYGDVKKRLAELYEERFGPARERRKALVADPAYVEGVLAEGGRKARTVAIEVMDAVRAACGIVCARK from the coding sequence ATGCGACTACTCTCCGGCGTACAACCATCCGGTAAGCTGCACCTCGGCAATTACTTCGGGGCGATGCGGCAGCACATCGAGAATCAGGAGAAGCACGAGTGCTTCATCTTCATCGCCAACTATCACGCGCTGACGACGATACAGGATGCGAAGGTGCTGGCGGACTACACGCGTGACGTGGCAATCGACTATCTGGCGCTGGGATTTGATCCGAGCAAGGCGCTCTTATTTCGGCAGAGCGATGTTCCGGAGGTGTGCGAGTTGTCGTGGATTCTGTCGACGGTGACGGGCAAGGGGCTGCTGGAACGGGCGGTGAGCTATAAGGACAAGGTGGCCAAGGGGCTGACAGCGAGCATGGGGCTGTTTTCGTATCCGATCCTTCAGGCGGCGGACATTCTCATTTATCGCAGCCATGCCGTTCCGGTGGGCAAGGACCAGGTGCAGCATATTGAGATGACGGCGGACATGGCGGGGTATTTTCACAATACGTTCAATTGTGAAGTGTTTGTCCTGCCGAAGCCCATGTTGAACGAGGCGGCGATCGTGCCGGGGGTGGACGGCGAGAAGATGAGCAAGAGCTACGGCAACACGATCGAGATCTTCGAGGAGCCGGGCCCGGCGAAGAAGAAGATCATGGGCCTAAAGACGGACAGCACGCCGGTGGCCGATCCGAAGGACCCGGAGACGTGCAATGTGTTTGCGCTGCTGAAGTTGTTTGCGAGCAAGGAGGAGACGGCGGAGTGGGGCGCCAGGTACCGCGCCGGGGGCATGGGCTATGGCGATGTGAAGAAGCGGCTGGCGGAGCTTTACGAGGAGCGGTTCGGCCCGGCGCGGGAGCGGCGGAAGGCGCTGGTCGCGGACCCTGCCTATGTCGAAGGCGTCTTGGCGGAGGGCGGTCGGAAGGCCCGGACGGTGGCGATCGAGGTCATGGACGCAGTTCGGGCGGCCTGTGGGATCGTCTGTGCCCGAAAGTAG